The DNA window GGTCCGTGGCGGTTACGGCCGCGCCGGGGCAGGCGGCCTTCATGCCCAGCGCCAGTGCGCCCGTGCCGGTGCCCACGTCCAGCACGCGCGGCCGGGGCCTGGACTGCACGCCCGGCAGCAGCAGGTGCAGCAGCCACTCGGTTTCCGGGCGGGGCACCAGGGCGCGCGGGTCGCTGCGGAGCCGCACGCCGCCCCACTCGACCTCACCCAGAATGTGTTGCAGCGGCTCGCGCGCCGCGCGGCGGTCCAGCAGCGCCGCGTAACGCGCCTGACCGTCCGCGCCGACCGGTTCGTGCGCGCGGGTCAGCAGCGCCGTGGGCGTCAGGTGCAGCGCGCTCAGCAGCAGTTCGCGGGCGTCCACCTCCGGGGAGGGAACGCCCGCGCTGCCCAGCCGCGCCGCGCCCTGCCGTAACAGGTCACGCAGCTGCACGCCCTTACCCGTGGCGGGGTTTGATGATCAGTCGCCGGGCGTTGCCCTCCCCGATGGACTCGCTCATCACGTCCGGGTGTTCTTTCAGGGTGATGTGAATCACGCGCCGCTCAGAGGCGGGCATGGGCTGCAACTCGTGCGGCTCGCCGCTCTTGGCGACCTGCACGGCCAGCCGCTCGGCCAGCCTGGACAGCGCCTCGGCCTGCCGTTTGCGGTACCCGCCGATGTCCACCCGCACGCGCAGGTTCCCGCGGCCCTCCTGCTTGGCCAGCACGGTGTACGCCAGGACCTCGATGGCGCCCAGTGTGCGGCCGTCCCGCCCGGCGAGTTTCGCGGCGTTCTCGCCGGTGATCTCGGCTTCCAGGGCGTCGTCGGCCTGCGTGACGCTCACCTGCAGGTCCGGGTCGATGCGGGTCAGCAGGCCGCGCAGGAAGGCTTCCAGGGCGGCCCTCGGGTCCTCGGGCGTCTCGGGCGCAGGCGCGGCGCTCAGGGCGGCGTCCGGAGCGGGCGGTGGCAGCTCGCTCTCGTCGGCGTCGCTGATGCCCAGCCCCGCGAGGTAATCGTCGAGGTTCGTGCGGTTATCCATACCCCGCAGTCTAGCGCGGCCCCCTCACGAATTTCCCACGGACTGCCCCGCCACGCGGGCCGCGAAGGTGCGGGCGCTGCGTTCCAGCAGGCGGTACATCTCCTCGAATCCGTCCTGACCGCCGTAGTAGGGGTCCGGTACGTCCACGCCCGGCGCGAGCGGATCGAAGTCCCGCATCAGTTGCACACGCGCCTCCGCGTTCGGCGGGCTCAGGCGGCGCGCGTCCGCGAGGTTCGAGGCGTCCATCGCCAGGATCACGTCCTGCTCGTAGAAATCTGCCGCCGACAGCTGCCGCGCCCGGCCCTCCAGGGGCAGGCCGTGCCGTGCCGCCACCTCCCGGCTGCGCGGGTCGGCGGGGCGGCCCACGTGCCAGTCACCGGTTCCGGCGCTGCTCACCACGGCTGTTACGCCCGCCGCCGCCAGTTCGCGCCGCAGCAGCGCCTCGGCCACCGGACTGCGGCAGATGTTCCCCAGGCACAACGCCAGCACCCGCAGCGGTTTTCCGGTATCAGTCATGCGCCCGATTCTGCCGGACGCGCGGGCCGTACACCACCCGCCGCACCAGCCCTTCCAGCGGCCCCTGCCCGAAGCGGGCCAGCCACCACGCGCTCAGCGGCACCTGCGCCAGCCCCACGGTCAGCGACAGGGCCAGCCCGGCCGCCGCGCCCCACCGTCCGAACTGCGCGCCCGCGTACGGGTAGAACAAAGCGGTCATCAGCAGGCTCTGCGTCAGGTAGTTGCTCATGGCGGTGCGTCCACTGGCCGCCAGGGGCCGCAGCCACCCCAGCCGCCCCCGCGCGGCCAGCAGCCCGATCACGCCCACGTACCCCAGCGCGGACGCCAGCCCGCCCCCCATCCGGACCGGCAGGGCCAGCGCGCCCGCCGCGTACTCCGGGCGGGTGTTCAGGTACGCCAGCAGCGCCCCCAGCGGCAACCCCAGCCCCAGCCCACCCACCGCCAGTCCGCGCAGCGTGCGCGTGTGCTCGTGCGGGCGCAGCAGCAACCCCGACCGCTGCGCCGCCGCGCCCAGGCAGAACAGCGCCAGCAGCCACGGCCCGTTGAACAGCGCGCTGCCCAGCAGTTCCGGCGAGAACTCGGCCGCGCGGGCCGCCACGTTCCCCGCGTAGGTGCCGCCCAGGTCCGGCAGGCCCGACCAGCGCGTGCCCGCCTCGCCCCGGCTGGCCAGGGCCGACAGCAGGTCCAGGCCCAGGTAC is part of the Deinococcus seoulensis genome and encodes:
- a CDS encoding Jag family protein, encoding MDNRTNLDDYLAGLGISDADESELPPPAPDAALSAAPAPETPEDPRAALEAFLRGLLTRIDPDLQVSVTQADDALEAEITGENAAKLAGRDGRTLGAIEVLAYTVLAKQEGRGNLRVRVDIGGYRKRQAEALSRLAERLAVQVAKSGEPHELQPMPASERRVIHITLKEHPDVMSESIGEGNARRLIIKPRHG
- a CDS encoding DUF418 domain-containing protein; protein product: MTDPAPSADPAAAPLPPDATVPQGPQRGPVQDRSPLPDVLRGLSLLGILVVNMQDFAGFLEWRQSGLDRAAQVVTDVLANGRFISIFAMLFGWGAAGLLARHGAGVFLRRHAALLLLGAAHFVLVWHGDIISLYALVGLGMLATVRMNTRTLLVMAGVLGTWYLGLDLLSALASRGEAGTRWSGLPDLGGTYAGNVAARAAEFSPELLGSALFNGPWLLALFCLGAAAQRSGLLLRPHEHTRTLRGLAVGGLGLGLPLGALLAYLNTRPEYAAGALALPVRMGGGLASALGYVGVIGLLAARGRLGWLRPLAASGRTAMSNYLTQSLLMTALFYPYAGAQFGRWGAAAGLALSLTVGLAQVPLSAWWLARFGQGPLEGLVRRVVYGPRVRQNRAHD
- the prmC gene encoding peptide chain release factor N(5)-glutamine methyltransferase, giving the protein MQLRDLLRQGAARLGSAGVPSPEVDARELLLSALHLTPTALLTRAHEPVGADGQARYAALLDRRAAREPLQHILGEVEWGGVRLRSDPRALVPRPETEWLLHLLLPGVQSRPRPRVLDVGTGTGALALGMKAACPGAAVTATDLSPGALALARENATLNGLDVTWVQADLLAGVTGPFDLIVSNPPYLPDGDRAHADPEVQRDPDMALYSGPDGLTLARRLAAQAPAALAAGGELWLELDPRNAATLADELRADGWDAQLHADLTGRERFVQARRAGGPG
- a CDS encoding low molecular weight protein-tyrosine-phosphatase, with the protein product MTDTGKPLRVLALCLGNICRSPVAEALLRRELAAAGVTAVVSSAGTGDWHVGRPADPRSREVAARHGLPLEGRARQLSAADFYEQDVILAMDASNLADARRLSPPNAEARVQLMRDFDPLAPGVDVPDPYYGGQDGFEEMYRLLERSARTFAARVAGQSVGNS